The Leucoraja erinacea ecotype New England chromosome 22, Leri_hhj_1, whole genome shotgun sequence genome includes a region encoding these proteins:
- the LOC129707781 gene encoding uncharacterized protein LOC129707781: MAAAAAEKTERGTQPKQEEGEVRYKERLEMQIGDSIDNLIKRIMRLILQDTYEAQSELHTIMLDLFEKIGITGADDCRPEAHVFFQRFAEIAWSELVDECFAEGSMKLIHSHSTFFQALGFLRRISCYMPCVKRMWDKRYRIVTNIGIMLVFDGEVTHLRYFIWQECLKILYNCLVLCTEDDIKYICQLQIFNCLEVAWKVSDERLNLGLLVKAWLVLAEHYHIPICQQTWDRSSFPNIINYLSLEDEYEMAGVHVAKKAILAVTDPREYKKNPYVHYNRKARYISTITDTETKPPETFPTICSSPPCNQLEVSECHFRTCDSCRLTYYCSKACQKYHWKHGHKEECIPVYPREEILKYYTDDVINDFQLYCMSLSNNKMLESIMGQLIPKRKKGDGVRCLGVLIKNEQGQWVTLDEKVPEAKKHLFPITRKSRPKD; encoded by the coding sequence ATGCAAATTGGAGACTCCATTGACAACTTGATTAAACGCATAATGCGACTCATTCTGCAAGACACATATGAGGCCCAGTCGGAACTACACACAATCATGCTGGATCTATTTGAGAAGATTGGTATTACCGGAGCCGATGACTGTCGCCCAGAAGCACATGTCTTTTTCCAGCGTTTTGCTGAAATCGCATGGTCTGAACTAGTGGATGAATGCTTCGCGGAAGGTAGCATGAAGCTGATTCACTCTCATTCTACCTTTTTTCAGGCTTTGGGTTTTTTACGGAGAATATCTTGTTACATGCCCTGTGTGAAACGAATGTGGGATAAACGATACCGAATTGTAACAAATATTGGCATCATGCTTGTTTTTGATGGTGAAGTTACTCACCTGCGCTATTTCATCTGGCAAGAATGTTTGAAAATTCTCTACAATTGCCTTGTCTTGTGCACTGAAGATGACATAAAATATATTTGCCAATTGCAGATCTTTAACTGCCTGGAAGTAGCTTGGAAAGTATCCGATGAAAGATTAAACCTTGGGCTACTTGTAAAAGCATGGCTGGTCCTTGCTGAGCATTATCACATTCCAATTTGTCAgcaaacctgggatagatcctctTTCCCCAATATAATTAACTATTTGTCACTGGAAGATGAATATGAAATGGCAGGTGTACATGTTGCGAAAAAAGCCATTTTGGCTGTAACTGATCCTAGAGAATACAAGAAAAACCCTTATGTGCATTATAACCGTAAAGCAAGGTACATATCTACAATTACTGACACAGAAACCAAACCACCTGAAACGTTCCCTACAATATGCTCGTCACCACCTTGCAATCAACTGGAAGTTAGCGAATGTCACTTTCGCACTTGTGATTCCTGTCGCCTTACATATTACTGCAGCAAAGCCTGCCAGAAATACCACTGGAaacatggtcacaaggaggaaTGTATTCCTGTGTATCCAAGGGAGGAAATCCTAAAATACTACACAGACGATGTGATAAATGACTTTCAACTGTACTGTATGAGCTTGTCAAACAACAAGATGCTGGAAAGTATTATGGGTCAGCTAATTCCGAAGCGTAAGAAAGGAGATGGTGTCCGCTGTTTAGGGGTCCTTATTAAAAATGAACAAGGTCAGTGGGTTACCCTTGATGAGAAGGTACCAGAGGCCAAGAAACATCTATTTCCTATCACCAGAAAGAGCAGACCCAAAGACTAA